The genomic region ACGGTTTGGTCACCACGGCACATGTCTCTACTCATGACCAACTTGCCgatatttttaccaaagcattgggcGCTCCTCAATTCTATTACATTCTCCGCAAGTTGGGCATTCTTGATCTCCATACTCCAGCTTGAGGGGGTGTTGCGGAAATTGTGGTACAATGAACCAATTTCCGTCATTTTATGTGCCATTTACAGTTCTATGAACAATTAGTCTTGGGAATTTGATTACATTCAATTTTTAGACTGTTGGTATGATGATTGTGTTGTATAAATACCACAAGTCTCTTGCTTTGTAATTCAGAAAAACATTCCAATCATATATACAAAACATTTCCTATGTTTAGTTTATCAAAGTCGACAACTTCACTGTGCTTATGGAGATGAACAAAGATAAATTTTGAGCAACAGGTCACTGGCAATTACATGAAATTGCTTGATTTGGATGATCCCATTGCTGAGGAACATTTTAGGGCGGCACTAGAATGTCCTATGTCTCCTACTCTTCCAGATATTGACCAGCACAAGTTTGACAAAGAGGTTAAAATGCAGAACTTAGGTATGACTGTCTGTGTTAGAAATAATCCTCCTGATTCAATTGGGGAACTCGACAAGATCCCAAAATTCGTTGTTGTTTTCTCTGATATGGAAGATATTGGGTGTATACCTAGAATCTTCTGTACTACTACAACTTGTATGGTTCGTTTACGTTCTCCTTTGCAAACACATTGGTTGGTGGAGGACATTCTATTGGCTCTCGTCTTGGAACAATGTCTTGTTTCCAGGTAATCTATTATGTGCAAGTGGTCTGTATTCTTGCTAATGATACTGTATATGTTGGTATTATTCTCATGGCGTCGCCGTTGAGCTATGTTTCCgggttttcatttcattttactcCTGTTATTAGTCATAGAGCAGACTGGCTTTCTCAAATTCTGCACTTTTTTGTCCAATATGACAGTTcacctttttttttctcctttgcATCATTGTTTTCCATGTGAGAAATGTCCATTTACTGAAAGCTGTATTTGTTTGGATGATGTTTCATCTAAACTAATCGAAGAAATGCACGAATGTACAACTCCCCGTAAACAAGCCGATACATTTGATTCGAACTGCTTGGTTGCGGTCCTGTCAGCTCTTGAGTTGCTTGCTACCCATATGGTACTCCATTTTGTCATTTTACTTTCTTAGATTCTCGCTTCATTTAAAGGCACCCTATTGACAGGAAATCTGACATTCTTCTATTGCAGAGCTGGGGCTGGGTATGTAACAAAATTGTGTCAAAGCTGTTTAAGATGTTGGAATCATGTAATCCTGAGAGTAAT from Silene latifolia isolate original U9 population chromosome 3, ASM4854445v1, whole genome shotgun sequence harbors:
- the LOC141645976 gene encoding uncharacterized protein LOC141645976; the protein is MFPGFHFILLLLLVIEQTGFLKFCTFLSNMTVHLFFSPLHHCFPCEKCPFTESCICLDDVSSKLIEEMHECTTPRKQADTFDSNCLVAVLSALELLATHMSWGWVCNKIVSKLFKMLESCNPESNTSAAVVALLADLGRLGVETGGYDDPGLKSIVQQLSTKLHRTSLLKYSTFSMAIVHSLTQLYPNGAESFLKNNEESVKDAHSASNTATSDILRTMFSSSSSKPTSALHNRVIDDIIA